TTTGGTACACGtccaattaaatattaatttggAAGTTTTCATAATTTAGATCTGCTTGCTCACATGATGCAGCCTGTCTGCTGTTtagccaagtgtgtgtgtgccatgaGCAGGCAACCAGAGCTCAGTCGAACATATCTTGAAGCAGATGCCAAACAACTGAGGCAATCAGAAAAATACAGCACATGTTGTTAAAAAGTAAAGGAGAACAAAAGAGTAGGGCTGTATGGACAAAAGTAcactacaggaagtgaaaacgGAAGAAAATGGGTCAATTCTGCCTATTGGCTTAAAGCTGCTCTGGTCTCAAGAAAACACACCAGGTTTGAATTGTCTCCTGTCAAGAAGCGTTGCCTGGTGTGTACCATGCCTCACTCGaaagagctctcagaagacctgcgattaagaattgttgacttgaaaaaagctggaaaagtttacaaaagtatctctaaaagtcttgatgttcatcaaTCCACGGTTAGATCAATTGCatataaatggagaaagtgcagcactgttgcttctcttccaaggacTGGCCATCCTGTAAAGACGATCGCAAGAGCACAGCGCAGAATGCTCAAAAAGGTGAAAATAAATCCCAGCGTGTCATCTGAAGACTTAgagaaatcactggcacatgccaacatctctgATGACAACACTACCATTGAGTGAAATattaaacaagaatggggtTCATTCATGGGAGAACACTCAGGAGAAAGCCGTTGCTGTCTAAAAGAAATATTGCTGcatgtttgaagtttgctaaagaaCACTTGAATGTTTcacagcactactggcaaaatattctgtggacagatgaacCCAAAGTTtaattgtttgggaggaacacacaacgccgtgtgtggaggaaaaatagcacaagccaccaacatcaaaaccttattCCAACTGTAAAGCATGATAGAGGAAGCATCGTGGTATGGGTGTGCTTAGCaacctcagggcctggacagcttgtaatagaaaaatgaattcacaagtTTCTCAAGCTGTTTTGCAGAGAAATttgaggccatctgtccaacagttgaagctcaaaagagtAGCAACAgaacaatgatccaaaacacagaagcaaatcaactaCCGAATGGCTTCAGAATGAGAAAATACGTGTTCTGGGGTGGCCCAGTCAAAGTAATGACTGATTGAGATGTTGTGGCATGACCgcaagagagctattcacaccagacatctcaggaatcttgctgaagtgcaacagttttgtaaaggggaacggtccaaaattcatcctgaccctgtgcatgtctgatctgcaactacaggaaatgtttggttgaggttattgctgccaaaggagggtccACATGTTATCGAATCCAAGCTTTTActgactttttcctccctgtcatGGGAATGTTTACATGCTATTTTCAATCGAAATGTGAAAACATAGacttgtttgtgtggtattagtttaagcagactcttTTCAGCCTTGTGATTTATATGATCGGACTaaattttatgaccaatttatggaGCAAttcaagaaattccaaagggttcacgtACTTTTTTCTCCCAATATGTCCCCAAGGCAAATTTTCTGTTTCAAAGTGACATATTTGCTACTTAAATGAAAATCATTAGAAATGCACCGTCACTATTGGTCCTATTTAAATAAGgtatcacaaaataaaatatcaatggAAATAgtggttttaatttatttcttaaaaaatgtattgtgtgtCCCTCACACAGCATTCCACTCTCTTTGGTATGTGGTAATTTTGCCCTCTAAAGAAATAGAACTAGTCCCCATGAATCTGCATTCTGGATGTGACATCACGCTTTTCAAGGGAACTAAAAGGAGCAAAGCGAGGTGAATGTAAACTTGCTGTCTACATGATCTTCGTCTTGTTAATTTAAGGATCTTAAACTCTATGTCTTACACTTACATTTTCAACCTGTTAGGCTAAATTATGATAAAACTTGTCACCTATTTTCTCATTCAAACCTGTCACTAATTATTGTATCCacgttttgaaatgtttacatAAAAATAACGGGACACTCCCATTCCCATATACTGCATGTTGATATTCCCTATTTAATTTATGGGATTAGGATCACGTTAGTGGAAGGAAAATGCAGGAATGACGAGGCGTTGAAGTGCACATTGTTGCAAAATACATACAACGCGATAAAAAGGTGAACACGTACATGCAGGTAACGGTCATGCGCACATTGATTGCAATAATCGACATGCTCGTCTATGTTTGAAGGCCCCTCGCTAAACCAGTCAACCCAATTTTCGTTGTTCACATTCTGCATCACATAAACAATTGGAATTGTTGTTCGGTACCTGgaaaggtttttaaaaataaaaaaataaaacaaaaaagcgtCCAAATATTCGGAGTCGACTATATCAGGTGGAGGAGCGGTACCTCTGCCTCAGATATTCTCGTTACACTGTGGAAAAAGGTTTAAGAGCGTCAAATATCAGGTGACCGTGGGGTGATAAGCGTGTTTCCGGTTGTCGTTTCAAAATAAAGACCAGCGTTGTTGCGTTTGTCAAACAGTGCACAGTGcagcgtgtctgtgtgtgagggTGAGAACAGTGATCCTCTTGTTATGCCCACAGCCGATCTCCTAGTAACAGCTGCTTGTCAGTCACTCCAGTCACAATGCACATATGTGCGCGATATGCCAAACAGAGAAACAGTGTTTGGAggagaatatttaaaaaaaaacaaaaaacttttggcattacaatacatgacaacaacaccTTGCATTTGtccacgtgaaaaaaaaaagaagaagcacatCTAATTTCTATATTTGAATTTAGGAACAGGGGTTGCCTCCCATGCCCCATCTGCTGGTTGCCGTGCATATTGCATGAGGCAGAAACAACCAATGGAATCCTGGGATGTTGACATTCTGGTAGCATCATACAAGTCAGTTGCCATTGGTAGCGCAAAGATCACTTGAGACAAGATAGTTCGCCTCTTGCCACTTCCGTCGAAGCTCACTACGGGAACCATCAACAGATTCAAGATGCGAaagtctattttaaaaaaaaacctcccacCGTTAATTCAAATAATAAAGCGTGTGTATGAAGGTTAAGAGTGCAGACCACATTTAAGTTAGATTTAGTTTCATTTGAAGCATAAAACGTAAATTCCACACGCGTTGTGGAACTTGTGTTTGTAACAATTCAGCCACGGTGACGATTGAGTAGTGACACAGGTCATCTTTATTTGAAATGAGAACATCGAGGAGTGAATTGCGTCTCATTTCTCCAAATATTTGTCCCTCCTCGCTCCTCTGGTGGGAGGAGTTGACAAGTGAACAGATCGGATtgcaaacaaagaaatgaaagCGACTCCCTGGCGTCTGTTAGCAAAACCGGAAGTACTCAGGGGTGAACCCCTTTGACATCATTCGGCGACTAGCAGTCTTTTGTTTGTTAGGGCAGCTGAGCCGCATCTGACTTCAAGAAGGAAGCAAACGTTCATGATGGACGAATTCGGAGGTAAGCCAAATTACGGTGTTTAGTTTTGCCTTTGCGTGTCAAAATCCAGTTTTCAGTTTGGGGTGTTTTTGCCAGCGACCTCTTATTGTTTGGGTTGTCGTTCCTGTCTGGCTAGGTAAACGTTACCTCGCTGCTCGAAAGACTGCAATTAGATTTACATACgacacaaacatttaaacaaggttttttttttatttaaataacaacCACACTGTTCTAAATGAATATATGTAATCTCCAACCTAGACATCGTTATTGATATTGTGCTGTGTGCATGCAGTATATGAATGGTTATAAacagtgtactgtactgtaaagcCAAGTGTTTACGGGTGATTCTCCAACTATCAAAGAATTTTTGTCCCAGGcagaaataagaaaaacaaaaacacgtttctcttttttttttttttttttttaatattcatgcTGCACTTACTAGATACAAAGACgaacttacaaaaaaaatatggtcGATACATTACTATTTTTGTTATATAAAATATGGTTTTATATTGAGTGTTTTTGCTATATGTCCTTTTCTCCCTTGGTCAGGTTTTGGACTCTCAGTCCCTCATACTCATAAGactgaaatttaaaaatattcaacagtATCTTTATTGACAAATGGCACAGAAATTCCTTATTTTAATGAAGAATATCATGTGCTTGAAAAAATatgagtattttatttattttttcataaaaagaaCACCTGTCCCTAGGGATCACTGTCATTTCCACCACCCATCACAAAATGTGTaacttttaactttttgttttttttgtttttttaaaaacctttgtCTACTTGCAACCACATCAGTTGTCATGTGACAGGAGAGCTCATAGCAGGATAGCAGTGTTAGTTCCATGGAAGGGagggaaacaagaaaaaaaaatcaaggtaAAATTTTGCAAAACCAAGAGTAGGTTTATTGGTCGTCATTTCCAAACACCTCATCTTTCCTTTGAATGTACAAATAATGAGAAGAATACCATTTTATGTTGTGTATTTTCAGTATATTTTATGCTAACTCCAAAACAGAGATTAGCATGCTAATATGACatgagatttaaaaagaaatgctaaacattgtcatttccatcactttatttattgtgatgGAAAAGACATGTTGTGATGGAAATGACAATGTTAGTGttataaatgcatttatttgtctTATATCACTTAAAATACTGTGTATTCAATTATGCAAAACACTTCATACACTATTTCATACTTTGTATATACACAAACTACATGAAAGAATAGATACTTAAATGTGACACCATCTGTTTTTTTAGATGTCACGCGAGACCACAGCAGAGAGATCAAAAGCATATAGAGAAAGGATCAAATCAGATCTTCTTAAATACCAAGAGTTTCTCAGAAAgatacctggaaaaaaaaaaaaagaacaccacaGCTCAGGCCATTGCAGACCGGAAGGGCTGATCGGAAAATGGTGTGTGGTCACATTCGATGGCGATCCGCATTGGCAAAAACAGGTTTTTCTGGCCAATGAGAGAGGACATAATCTGGTACCAACGTGAAAATGTTCTGAGACTGGCCCCAGAGCCTCAACCAGTTACAAAGAGGCACAAGATGTTGGATCGCACAGTTTGGGCAGAAATATGCTCTGCTCTCGATTATCAGGGATAAAGGAATGAATCCATATGCAAGTTTGGCAGTTTGTTGACAAGATTAAATCACGAATTACAGCGAGATtaatgaatgtttgttttgcttccAACGGCCAGCCCTAGTTTTGCAACTtgtttgtagattttttttgtaggtaagattaatgtgcattattttttaCGTTTAAACAACAGAAAATTTCAAAAACGATGACACTTGATGTCAAGGAAAATAAAGGTTGCCGATGTTCAGCAATGCGCTGTGTCACACGTCATTTCCAACATGTGCTGTCTTTTCCACCACACAATGTCATGTCCATCACAAcacatatttttacacaaaagtaataacaataacacagcTACACGAATAATATTTAGGAGTTTTGAAAATGATGCAGTTATGGTTACAATTCATGTCTGGGATTGGAAAACTCATGATTCTGTCATGTACAAACTTGATTGAAAGACTTCAGTAAGATAGTAAAAAGGTATTTGTCATCTAGATGATgagaaaatattatatttttaatgcttaaaatacatttctacATTTGGGTACATCTATGTGTGAAATCtcattaaatgtttgaaaacatggGTTATGCTCgtcattttgtttgaaaaacatctttttttgcgGTGTGATGGAAATGATGCTTTCCGCCGAATGCaagattaaaatgacaaaaaagaaaaatcatatttatgtaatttaattactacGCATTGTGATGAAGTAGAACAAAtcaaaatatttctaaaaataGCTGTTGGAATTTCTGAAAAATATCCTGACCAAATTTGAGTATAGTTGGAGAATCACCCTTATATTGGATGGTGGCTCAGGACCTCAGTGAGTCTTTGGACACGTTGATTTGAATTTTGACCCTCCTCTGACCTTCATCTTGTGTTGCTAATTGGAAGAGGGCCTAAGGGCCAATCACTAATCTTTTGTCATCCAGGCATCGCTTAGGCATTCTGAGGCCTACATCTAACTGACTGTGAAGTTAAAATTGAATCTCAGGAGCTCATCCTGGTGGTAGGAGCAGGCAGTGTGTTTGTTGTTCTGTGTAACCCTCCAAAGGAAATGTGCCACACCCAACGGGCAAGCTGAATGATGTAATGGTGTCACACGCAGTATATTGAGTGTACATTTATCAGGACACTAGAAGCGAGCCTGCCATTTGTGGTGTTTGTCAAGGGGGGGATGCTGTTTGAGCTGCGTGGTGCTGTCAGCTCAGGTCCCGAAAGTTATTGAAATGTCCATTTGAGAAGCGGACTGTATTTTCCACCCAACCTTTGGTCCCATTCCAAATTGTGTGAACTCAGGGACCTTCAACTTCAATCTATTtcacagtacagtggacccATGCTACTCGCGGGGGATAGGGAGGCCTGACCGCAAATAGCAACGATCTGTAAATAATTGACACTCCTAATTAACAGAACATAATTTTATGCCAGTGAGTGCGCGTTCCATCTTTGTTTTCTAATCTACAGTAAGTACATCTCAATTATTATGACATTTGACTCCATAATTCACTTTTGTTAATTCACAGATGGGGAAGCCCTTCCTGTTGGAGAGCTGTCTCAGTGTAATACCTGTAAAAGAATGTTCTTTCTGAAAGTCCTGGTAAAGTCAACACTGTTGCTTACATTCCCAAACACAGATTATTTCCATAACGTGACACTTGTTGAGCACACGACATAAAGTTGTGGTTATTTGGTGTTTGGTGCGGTGGTTGTTGAGAAACGTTTTCTCCGTTTCTCCAGGAGAGGCATTCCAAGATCTGCCAAAAGTCAACATCGAAACGGAGGAAGGTTTTTGATTCCAGCAGGCAAAGAGCGGCTGGCACGGACATCCCCACCCTCAAACCCCTTAAACCAAAGGTAAGAGCACACAATGAGGGGCGGCTTCAGTCTAAATTGGACTTAAAAGTTTTAgggtttttttctctcactttgTCCTGTCAAAGGACAAAGTTTTACTAGTTTTACTCCCTGCGGCTTAAAGAACAATGCAATTACATTTGTGTTTACTgttcatgaattttatttttggcctccctttttttcatcaaatccGCACACATTGAAGCATTCAGATCGATCCTGAGATCTGCTCTACCGTGCGTTTGTGACATAATGCCTACGATGCTGCCTTCAAGTTAAAGGCGATCAATCCGGCCATTGAAAAAGCCCGTCATGGCAATCAAGTCACTCATAAGATTCTGGACCTTAATGTTGTTGCACTTACTTCGGCAAACAACTAAGTCTTGTTGCTTGAAGCCGTTTATTTGTAAATGTTCCTTCAGCGTACTTTCAACatgtaaaatgtacaattaacATTGAGGTCATTCCTCCTTTTGGTATACACATTTGCAACAAAtacaactactgtatatttcagTCACGAAGTTCATCTTCGTCTCAGAAATGaagttgatttattattatttattcagttCAGAGTTCTCCGAGGGCCTGTGTGCTGCCGATCGACTTGCCCACGTGTATAGTATGTACCCATTGAAACGGCAGAATGGCGGGAAGCACCTCCTCTGTGTTTTCTCCTGCCAGGCAGAGCCCCCAAGGAAGCCGTCCAATTGGCGCAAGAAACGCGAGGACCTAATCTCAGCCCTCCACGCATCCAGAGCCAGCATGAGGGCCATGAAGAAAGGTGCACCTTtgcccccgcctcctcctccttcataTGACCCAGGTAAGTCATATTTGGCACACTGGAAAATGAGGCTGGGCGATATGACCTTGAAATTAAAtgtctgattgtttttttcccccccacaaacaGCCAATATTCGAATGAAATCACTTTCCCACCTTCActtaaagaaaaagcaaataatgccgttatttaaaacacattttgctgtttatttttctccCTTCTGGGATTAGCTTTATTTTTCCTGATACCAAGCAAGCTTTGacagcccccaccccccccctccccccagcattaacttgcatcagttttgataagaaaaatataagttaaatatatttttctttgcaGATAATGTTGGAACGTTTTTGTTGAAATATGCACGTCAAGACAATCCAccgtgagccggtggggagaatacttcgaagacctcctcaattccaccgacacggcTTCCCTTGGGGAAGCAGAGTCTAGATTCTCTGAgatgggctctcctatctctgtggttgaggtcaccgaggtggttaaaaagctcctcggtggcaaggccccggggctgGATGATATTCgccccggagttcctaaaggctctggatgttgtggggctgtcctggttgatacgcctctgcaacatcgcgtggacatcggggacagtgcctctggattggcagactggggtagtGGGCCcccattttaaaaagggggaccggagggtgtgttccttCCTGgaaaggtctattcagggatgctgAGAGGAGAAGTCGAACCTCAGATCCAGGTGgtagcagtgtggttttcgtcctggccgtggagcaATGGACCCGCTCTTCACcgtcagcagggtcctcgagggtgcatgggagttcgtctCATAGAATTGGATTGCCATGAAAAAATGACATGCACTTTTTCTCTCAATCTGTTCTTTAGACCTAATCCAGTGTCCCTATTGTCAGCGGCGGTTCAACGAAAATTCCGCTGAAGGACATATTAAGTTCTGCCAGGATCAGGCTTCCAGGATGGGTAACAGGAACAAGTTGTCCAATGCCAAGAAAACTCCTGCTCGCGCACAGGTATTATTCAACGTACACACCAATATAGTTGTCAGAGTATTAAAAGGTAGTAAATGGAAATGTCTGAAACAATGCTTGAAATCTCAACATGGGTCATAAATGATATTTCAGTATTCCATTTTGACattcatgtatatatataaaaaaaacatgggggatcacactcctcagtctccCTGGCAAGGTCTagtcaggggtgctggagaggagggtccgtcgggaagtcgaatctcagattcaggaggagcaatgtggttttcgtcctggccgtggaacagtgaaccagctctcgagggtgcatgggagttcgtccaaccagtctacatgtgttttgtggactcagagaaggcgttcgaccgtgtccctcgggggatcctgtggggggtgcttcgggagtatggggtaccgaaccccctgatacgggctgttcggtccctgtacgaccgtagtcagagttcggtccgcatatccggcagtaagtcggacttgtttccggtgagggttggactccgccaaggctgccctttgtcaccgattctgttcataacttttatggacagaatttctagatgcagccgaggcgtagagggggtccggtttggtggcctcagtattgcagctctgctttttgcagatgatgtggttctgttggcttcatcagacCGTGATCTCCAACTGGTGAGTTGGAGATCAACTGGTGAGGCACGGCCCACCAGGagtagaccccggggacgactcaggaaacgctggagagactacgtctttcggctggcctgggaacgcctcaggatccgccccggaagagctggatgaagtggctggggagagggaagtctgggggtccctgctaaggctactgcccccgcgtcccgacctcggataagcggtagaaaatggatggctggatggttaCAATGATTGAGTTATGATGGAGACATTGGCTACATCcagtggatatgaaaagtcAACAGAAACATGTCCAAATGCCTGCTTTTTGTGACAGAGAAAAGATGAGACCACGATAAACTAGAGCTGCGAGCACCTATAAGCGGGCACCCGCACCCCTGGGCACATTGGCGTGCTGCCAAATTGGGATACAGGCATAATGGGGATccattgaaaatgaataatgGCATAATAAATCCCAGTTTAGTCCCCGTTAAAAGGCGCCATATAAATCCAAGTTATTATTATCTGATACTACCAATGTAGCGATGCTGTCTATCACAACACACTACACCCGCATAGCaaacatggcatctgtaaaccTAAAGTGGAGTTTCAAACTAAATTGGAGCTTTACCCTGATGCAGTAAAGAAACACCCCCACCACTCTGTGGGGTAATGCAATTTGTGGTTATTCTATCAAGCCTTTCATTGACTGAGCTTTTCAACTGCCTTTGTCCTCAGTACAAGCCCCCCACTCCTGTCAAGAAGGTCAACTCTGCAGTGTCAACCATCCCTTCGGCCTCCTCCCGTCTCCCTCAGAGATCAGGCCTTGCTCAGACGACTGGTAACACCTGCAGcaaaatttgtgtatttataacAGTTtgaaaacactttcacattCAGCACGTCCTGTTAGATACGATATGTCATGAGCTTGAGCAGCACAAGATGTTACATTGAGTCACAAGTTCTTCCAATTTTAGGAGTGCCTTCCAGTAAGGCCTCCTCTGCAGCTTCTATGAGGACAAACACATCTGGGATCACGAGCCCTGCTTCTGGGTGAGCACACACAGCATTGGAGTACAGAATCAtaatcccccccctcccccgccgcCCTCTTACCTTTCCCTTCAATTTATATGTCAGTGTGGGAATGAAAGGTCGAGTAATGGGCTCGGGATACGGTTCTCTGAGGAACACTACGCCCGGAAGAGGCCCGCTCAACAAGAAGAAACAGGAAGACACTTGCATAACGAGGTGAGCCAACTCCCCAGAAgacatttgtgcaaaaaaaaaaaaaaaaaaagtgaggcgAGGAGGGAGGGAAAGCACATGCTACACTATCCTGACCTTTTGTGTTTGGGTGGTGTATTGCTGGACACATTTCAATCAGAAGTATATTTGAACAGAATACCTGCTCTAATTCCATTTAAATGCGGTTCGAAATTCAACAAATTGCCCATTGAATCCAAgacaaaatgcatatttttcctTGTTGTTTCATACCCAAATCTTAACTTTTTATTTGCATCAGCAAACCTCCTGAGACTTCAGCTCATTGAACTTCTCAAGTATTAAATccacaagtgtgtgtttgttttgcttggTTTTGTGATACAATCACAGAACCTGTTTGGTATGGAAGTTACGCCtaaggaaaaaggaaaagcaaATACCCAGTACAGTATGAGTAATAGAATAAATGATTGTATTAAGTCGATACCCACATTTTACGACGCAGGTGCTAACATTAATAGACATAATTCCACacgaccctgtaaagtgaattcagggATGAGGTTTGAGGATGTCAATTTAGGTTGTTTCTAATCTGACTGTGTTCCATTTCTCAGGGATGACGTCAACGGCAGTAACGATGTGGACAACGATGAGAAAAAGAGCAAGTTTTGTCACTCATGTGGGACCAGGTACCCCGTAGAATCTGCAAAGTTTTGCTGTGAGTGTGGCATCAGAAGGATGTGTATCTAAGGTAAAGGGACCGATGGGAAAAATAAAGTATGTCAACggtaagttttattttattttatttttaaatgcatggtTTTACAATTTATTCTTGTCACCTTTCATTTGAGTCCCAAAGTCTTCATCGACAATTGAAAGCTATTAATTGAAAACACATTAGCTCAGGATTATTTTTTCTAATGGCAGAATTATGATGGCTGTGTTTGATGTTTGGTTGTTAGAGCATTTGAGTAGCAGTTATGGCCAGGGCCGTGTTTCACAAATATGGATCCTACAACTCGATTTCATCCACGCCCTTTGACAGGGATTCAGTCCGTATAATCCCATGTTCCAAATCTTTATCACTTTTCGTCACTTCCAGAAGAGAAACATTCACCCAACTGCTACAATTTTGATATAGCCTTCAAGCTTCAATTGTTAAAATAGCTGTGACATTGGCTTTTTCAAAGTACTGCACTTGTGTTATTGGACTATTACTGGAGTCATTGCCCCACACACCTG
The genomic region above belongs to Phycodurus eques isolate BA_2022a chromosome 21, UOR_Pequ_1.1, whole genome shotgun sequence and contains:
- the zc2hc1a gene encoding zinc finger C2HC domain-containing protein 1A, which produces MMDEFGDGEALPVGELSQCNTCKRMFFLKVLERHSKICQKSTSKRRKVFDSSRQRAAGTDIPTLKPLKPKAEPPRKPSNWRKKREDLISALHASRASMRAMKKGAPLPPPPPPSYDPDLIQCPYCQRRFNENSAEGHIKFCQDQASRMGNRNKLSNAKKTPARAQYKPPTPVKKVNSAVSTIPSASSRLPQRSGLAQTTGVPSSKASSAASMRTNTSGITSPASGVGMKGRVMGSGYGSLRNTTPGRGPLNKKKQEDTCITRDDVNGSNDVDNDEKKSKFCHSCGTRYPVESAKFCCECGIRRMCI